TCGACTTGCATGTGTTAAGCACGCCGCCAGCGTTCGTCCTGAGCCAGGATCAAACTCTCCAAAAAATTTATTCTTGGAGCCTTTGATGGCTCTTTTGAAACATGTTTGTGTTTTTGACTACACTTCCGAAGAAGCGCAGCCCGCACATCTGGCTTAATTACCTACATTGTTCAGTTTTCAAGGAACACTCCGGTCGCTGCTGAGAGCGACCTCGTTCCGGCGCTTGACCGGAACTCTATGTTAACATAACCTTGACGGCGCTGTCAACATTCAGTTTTTGGAAACCTTGTCGCTGCTTGCCTTGCCTGGTCTTTTACACCAGCTCCGCTTGCGGCGACTTTGTTATATTAACACGTCCCGGAGGGCGGTGTCAATAGGTATTTCCCGGTAAAAACCGCCGCAATCACTTATGCGGCGCAGAAGTTATAATATCACAGCAGCGGCCGATTGTCAACCCGCCCGCAGGGCGGTGCTGAGCCCGTGGAACAGATACAGGCCGCTTGCCCACATAATTATCGCCGACACCTTGTTCAGGAGCCGCAAAACGGCGCCTGAGCCGTCGAGAACGCGCGTCAGCCGGCCGGCCACCGCCAGCAGCGCGAACCATAGCCATGACACCAGCACGCAGGCGAGGGTGAACGCAGCCAGGGCGTTACCGCCGTAAGCAAGCGAGCTTGTACCGATGACGCCGATGGTATCTAAAATGGCATGCGGGTTGAGGAGCGAGACGGACAGGGCGAATACCACCTGCCGTCTGACCGGCCAGGTCTCGCTCTCGGTTGCGACCTCGGCGGCGACCGCGCTCGTCCACGTCACCCAGCCCATGTAGGCGAGGAAGAGGACGCCGGCGCCCAAGAGCGCCAGTCTGAGCCAGATGAAGCTGAGCACCGCCACCGAGACGCCGAGCACGGCCAGGAGGATCAGCAGTGTGTCGCAGAGCGCGGCGGTGACGACCACCGGCACTGTCCTGCCCAGTTTCTCCTGGCAGACCCCCTGGTTGAACACAAAGACGTTCTGCACGCCGAGGGGCAGGATAAGCCCCAGCGCCAGAATGAAACCGTGGATGAAAGCTATTGCAGTATCCAACTTATCTCCTTTGATGACAGAAATAAAATGAAGCAGACCCTGCGGTCTGCTTCGTTGACGGTAAAATTCAATCCCGCTGGGGACGCATATGGGGGAAGAGGATTACGTCGCGGATGGAGTAATTATCGGTAAAGAACATCACCAGCCGGTCGACGCCGATGCCCAGTCCGCCTGTGGGCGGCATGCCGAACTCGAGCGCGGTGACATAGTCGTCGTCCATCATGTGGGCCTCGTCGTCCCCCGACTCGCGCTGGGCCACCTGGCCGAGGAAGCGCTCCTTCTGGTCGATGGGATCGTTGAGCTCGGAGAAGCCGTTGGCAATCTCACGGGCGAATATGAAGGCCTCGAAACGGTCGGTGATATCGGGGTTGTCCTTGTTGCGCTTGGCGAGAGGCGAAATCTCGGTGGGATGGCCAGTGACAAAGGTCGGCTGGATGAGATGCTTCTCGGCCACTTCCTCGAACACGTTGTTAAGAATGCCGCCGATGCCCTGCTTGGCCTCGTACCTAACCCCCAGCTTGTCGGCGATCGCCCGCGCCTCGGCCACCGTTTTGACGGCGGCGAAATCCACGCCGGCGTATTTTTTTATGGCCTCGGTCATGGAGATCCGCGGCCACGGCGGGGTGAGGTCGATCTCCTGGTCCTGATATGTAATCTTGGTGGTGCCCAGCACCTCGCGGGCGACATGGGCGATAACCTGCTCGGTAAGGGCCATTATGTCGTTATAGTCGGCAAAGGCCTGGTACGATTCGAGCAGGGTGAATTCGGGGTTGTGCTTGATGGAAATGCCCTCATTGCGGAAAACGCGGTTGATCTCGTAAACCTTTTCAAAGCCGCCGACGATCAAACGTTTTAGGTATAACTCGGGGGCGATCCGCATGTAGAGACGCATGTCGAGCGCGTTGTGGTGGGTGATAAAGGGCCGCGCCGCCGCGCCGCCGGCGATGGGATGCATCATCGGGGTCTCGACCTCGAGGTACCCCTGGGCGTCGAAGTAATGCCTAAGCGCCTGGATTACCCTGCTGCGGGCGACGAACGTGTCGCGGACTTCGGGGTTGACGATCAGATCGAGGTACCGCTGACGGTAGCGGGTTTCCACGTCCTTGAGGCCGTGCCATTTCTCCGGCAGCGGCCGCAGCGACTTGGCGAGGATTTCGAAGCTCGTCACCTTGACGCTGATTTCGCCCTTCTGAGTGCGGAATACTTCGCCCTCGACGCCGATGATGTCGCCGATATCGAGCAGGCCGAAGTTCTCGTAAGCTGCGTCGCCGATGGTATCCTGACGGAAATAAAGCTGGACGCGCCCGGACATGTCCATCAGATGGGCAAAGCTGGCCTTGCCATGACCGCGCACGGCCACAACCCGCCCGGCCAGGCGGACCGTCTGGCCCTCCAGCTTGTCGAAGTCGGCGATGATTTCCTTGGCATGATGGCTAAAATTATATTTGCGGCCAAACGGCTCGATGCCACGAGCCGCGATGGCCGCCAATTTCTCGCGCCGTACGCGTAATAGTTCATTCAATTCTTCGCCGGTCAAAGCGACCTGCTCGCGGTTGTCAGTCATAAAAGCATCCCCTCAGGCAGGAACCCTAAGCCCCTTTGATGTCGACTATCTCGTATTTCAGCGACCCTGCCGGCACGTTAACTTCCACGACGCTGCCGACTTTGCGGCCGAGGATGGCCTCGCCCACGGGCGATTCGTTGGAAATGCGGCTCTCGGTCGGATCGGCCTCCGCCGAGCCGACGATGGTGTACTCCAGCTCGTCGCCGAACTCGAGATCCTTGAGCACGACCGTGGAACCGATCGTCACAACATCGGCGCTGATCTCGTCCTCGTCGATAAGCTTGGCGTTGCGGAGCATCTTCTCGAGGGTGAGAATTTCGCCCTCGATGAACGCCTGCTCGTTTTTGGCATCCTCATACTCGGAGTTCTCGCTGATATCGCCGAATTCAATCGCCTGCTTAATCCTTTCGGCAACGTCGCGACGGCGCACCGACTTCAGGTGGTCCAACTTCTGCTCTATCTTTTTCAGCCCTTCAGCGGTAAGGATAATCTGCTTTTCCGGCATTCTTTTGCTCCCCTTCTTATCCGTGGATTGCGTCCTAACCTGTATTTATATTATTCGTCTGACCGGATAGTTGCACCCCGGCCGAGCCAGGCAATATAAATAGTGTCAAGCGAACAACTTGACACTTGTTTCTATAAGGATGTTACCCCCTCATTGGCATTTATTATAGGCGCAAAACCACCATTTGTCAACGCTTTCTAACAGATTCCCTCCTTCGGCAGGGCAGATCTCGCCCTGATCTTCTCCTTGACGTTTTCAATCTCCTCGGGAGTCACAGCCCGTTCAAAGCTGCGGAAGCCGGCCAGACGAAAGCCGTGCTTGGCCGCCAACTGCTCGATAGTCTCGATCTGCTTCACCGTCAGGTCGCGCCCGAGGCTAAAATTTTCGTACCGTTTTTCAAGCGCCAGAATCATCGTCTCGGCCATACAGGCATAAGCCGTCCGGGGCGGAAAGCCGAAATTGAGGCCAAAATCAACCTCGCCGGGAATCTCTACCACGCCGCCCTCGATCACCAGTACATCGTCGCGCGCTTCGAGTACGGCGCGGGACACATTGCGGGGCCTGGCGACGTCGCATACGATCGCCCCCGTCTTGAGATCCTCGGGCTCGATGAGGGTATCGACGGCGCTCGTGACGGCGATGACAATATCTGCCGCCTTGAGTGCCCCCTTAGTATTCGCCGTAACCTTCGCGGCTAATCCTGTCGTTCGGAATATTTGCCCGGCAATTTTCTCCAGTTTGGCCTCATTGCGGGCGACCAGCGTCAGGTAGCGGACCTCCCGCGCCAGTATCTGCGCGCAGGCTGCGCCGATCGACCCGGTGGCGCCCAGCACGACGACATTGGCCCGCTCCATGTTGATGCCGAGTATTTTGGCAGCCTGGCGGGTCCCTTGAAGGGCGGTGGCCACGGTGTAGCTGTTGCCGGACGTCACGGCGATGTTGAGATTCTTGGCGATGGTGATGCCGCCGTCGCCGACCACCGACGTGAAGGCTCCCAGGCCGACAATCTTCGCGCCCAGTCTCTCGGCGACCTTGCCGGCCTTGATTATCTTCCTTATCACATACTCCTCAGGCATCTCGACCATCTGGCGCGAGGTAAGCGGGCAGCCCACAAACCAGCCCTCGGTCTGGTTATGGGACGAATTTACCCCGTTGATATGGGACACCTTGAAGGGAGGGATATACTTCATCAACCCCTCGATAAAACCGTCCGACCAATTCTTGGCAAAAGGGAATTTGCGGCAGAAATCGCGGGCGGTGATGGGATGGACGATAAAAGCGAACTTTTCCAATGCTTAATACCTCCTACTCATTCAACGCTTTAATCCGCGGTTCGATGTTCATCTCTTCGAGCAGCAGGCCATACTGATCGGCGGTCATCTCTTCCGGGCGCTTGCCGGCGATGGCGATCAGCACCGCCTCGAGCACATTGGTCCCGAACGACCGGCCGCCCATCTCCGGGGTCGTAGTCACCAGCGTCGCGACCCCGCTCCCCCGCAGCAGTTCCTCATCAGCCTGAGTTACCGTGTTGGTGATGATCGTCTTGGCGGTCAGGTCGGGCGGCATATAGCGCCGGATAAAGTGGAAATCGCCGGCCACGACGTCGGCTTCCCGAAAGTAACTGCCATACCGGGGGCGCGACTCGTTCTGCCGCTCGCCGGTAGGATAAAACACACTGGTAGGCAACAGCGTTATCAGCGGAGCGACCACACGGGCCAGGCGATCGAGGGCCCACAGCGTGTGCAGGGGAAACGGCAGCCCCAGGCCGTACATCAGGTCGCCGAACACCGTCCGCGCGCCCGCCTCCGCCAGCGCCTCGGCCAGGCCGAAACGGTCGACGGCGCACACCACCAGCACCTTCCTGCCGGCAAAACTCATGGCGTGCTTCTTCTCCAAAAAGCGGACGACGCGGCGTTCCAGGGTATTCTTGATGCCGCTGCCGTCGACGACGGGCGTAATGCGGGCGGCGGCTGCGATGCGGGCCGTATCGCGGAAAGTATAGCGCCGCGACCCGGCGTAGATATACAGATCGGTGCCGCCCAGGCCGAAGGCGTCCACCTTGCCGTCCAGGGCGCGGATCAGCGCGATGGCCCGATCCTTGTCGCCGTCGGTACCGATGCGTTCGATCAGAAAGCTCTCGCCGCCAAACTCCCTCACCACCTGGTGGTCGCGCTTGGCGGAGCCCAGGCTGATGCTGACGATCCTTTTCATGGCGGGCCTCCTGGCTAGAAATGCAGTTGGCGGATGATGGCGCGTATCGATTCCGGTTTTACGTACTTATCTTCGTTGATAGGCGATTCGCCGATCTGCACACCGATAACATCCTTGTCCAGCAGCGCTTCGATAAGCTTGATACGCATATTGGAACAGATGATAATGACGAGGTCGTACGAGCGGAGCGTGCCGATAATCTCCATGATCGTATTGAAAAGCTCCACACCGCTTTTGCTCTCGACGAAATCCCAGCGCTCCTTCTCGGACAGGAGCAGACAGTAGTCCACACCCTCCTGCCTGGCCATCGCCGCCAGTTCGTCGCAATTCTTGATTGGAAAACCGATGAGCGCGATGCGGCCGCCCTTGCGGACCTCGCCCAGCGTCTCCAGGCGCGAAATTACCGTGCGGTCGATGCCGACCCTGTTGGCGATTTCCTGCTGCGAGAGACCGCGGACGCGCATCTCGAGCACTTCATCAATCACCTTATGTATTTTCTGCGGGTTGATGATCTTGTCGCCAATACGCCGGAGCATAACATTCGCTCCCCCATATTATATGTGCACAATCTTGTGTACATACTCATTTTAGCATTTTTTTTTGCCAACGACAAGCGTTTTTCCCAATTAATTCCATTTAGCCCCAGGGGTCGACGGGGAACCTGCCGATCACCCGTTTACCTGTTTCGACCCGCAGACGGGTGTCGTCGTGGCTCATGCCTTTTTTAAGACCCTGGAGCACCCTGAGGTCGCGCTGCATCGTGATCCCCAGTTCGCCGGTAAGGTGCGACATCGTCCGCCGTCTGGCGTCGGACAGCGAGCGGCCGAAGGACTTGCCGGCGGCGACATTGTCGACGAACTCCTTCGCCAGGTAAAACTGGGCGAGGTTGGTCATCTGATTGCCGCAGGCGCCCGTCCCTGTGCGGCCGATAATCTCCGGCAGCGCAAAACGCAGGCCCAACTCGACCGACTGCTTCAGCTCGGCCGTCTCCCTGGCAAGCGAATCGAGCAGCGTGCGGGGCGTGCACAGCCCGTACGTGCGCAGGGCGCGGATGACGCCATGCTCGATGGTATGCGCCTGCTCCTGACTGACGAGGCCGCCGAGGTTGGCGCAAACGCTGACCTCTTTGCCTGTCTCGATATCGGCCCCGTATATCGTCACCGGGATATCCGTCGGGTCGCGGAACTCGGTAAATCCGCCTGCCGGCAGCCACCCCGCCCCCGATATGGCCGGATACTCGCGGCGCATCGCCCTGAGATCGACAGCCTCCACATCCGGCGAAGCGACAAGACCGCCCGCCGCCTTGAGGGTGTGCCAGCGGGCATGCCCCCGCCCCTCCAGCGTCGCCGTCAGCACGGGCAGCTCCCCGCCGGCGGCGTCCACGGTCGTGTGCGTCCCGATATTCATAACCCTGGCCGCCACCCCGACCGGGTATAGCCCGCCGTCCTCGGCCACCCACGGGCAGACCAGCACATCCCGTCCCGCTCCCGCCCGGAACAGCGGCTCGCCGCCCTGTTCGAGCAGAAACACGCCGGTTACGCGTCCGCCGCCCGGCCGCGGCATAACCCCGTTCGCCACAGGCAAAATCGGCATCATTCGCCGTCCCTCCCTTCCCGGCGGCTGCTCAAAGCCGCCAGAATGCGGGCGAAATCCCCGCGGCTCTCCGCCTGGTTCAGTCTCAGGCGTATCTCCGCCGCCCGCGGCAGCCCCTTGGTGTACCAGGCGGCGTGGCGGCGCATCTCCCTAATGGCGATATGCTCGCCCTTATGCCCGATCAGCATCTCCAGATGGCGGGCAAGCACCTCCAGGCGCTCGGCCAGCGACGGCGGCGGCAGCAGCCCGCCGCCCGCCAGGTAGTGGCCGATCTGGCGGAAAAGCCACGGATTGCCCTGGGCAGCCCGCCCCACCATCACCGCGTCGCAGCCGGTGTAAGCCAGCAGCCGCGCCGCGTCCTGGGGGGTGCGGACATCGCCGTTGCCGATCACCGGAATGCTCACCCGCTCCTTGACGCGGCGGATAATATCCCAGTCGGCCGTCCCGGAGTAGAACTGCTCGCGGGTCCGGCCGTGGACGGCGATGGCCGCTACCCCGGCCTGCTCGGCGAGCGCGGCGATCTCCACCGCGTTCGCCGACGCCTCGTCCCAGCCCTTGCGGATCTTCACCGTCACCGGCACCGCCACAGCGTCCACCACCGCGGCCAGGATATCCCCGGCCAGCTCCGGCCGGCGCATCAGGGCCGAGCCCTCGCCGTTCTTCACGATCTTCGGCGTCGGACAGCCCATATTGATATCGACGATATCGGCGCCGGCGCGCGCGACGATACGGGCCGCGGCGGCCATCGGGCCCGGTTCCGAGCCAAAAATCTGCACCGCCACCGGCCGTTCCCGGTCGTCGATCCGCAGCATGTCCAGCGTATGACAGTTATTGTGCAGCAAGCCCTTGTCGCTCACCATCTCCGAGTAAAGCAGGCTGCAGCCCATCTCTTTCGCCAGCAGCCTAAAAGGCAGGTCGGTAACGCCGGCCATGGGGGCCAGCGCCACCGCCGGCTCGGCGACGGCAACCGCGCCGATCAGCATGTAATCACTCCTGTTCTCTATCCGGGGGAACACCCGCTATTATTAACACAATTCGCAGCAAACAAACGTAATTCCTCCGGCGCAACGAAAAGCCCCCGCCCGGTAAGGACGGGGGACCGGAAACAGCAGCGGATTGGAGGCCGTTTAGAAGTGCCCAGATGCAAGACGCATCGGAAGAGCGCGCCGCGACGCGTACTCGGAATGTACGCTAGCAAGCGCTCTGAGGAGCAACGCCGCAGATGGGCGCTTATCAACGGCCGACGACGGAATTCCGGTTATAAATGATGCGGAGGCCCTCCAGCGTCAGAAAATGATCGACATGCTTGATCTTCGAAGATTCCTGGGCGATAAGGTTGGCCAACCCGCCGGTGGCGACAACCTCCGCCGGCCCGCCCAGCTCGAGCTCCATGCGGCGGACGATCTCGTCCACCTGGCCGACGAAGCCGAAGATTATCCCCGACTGCATACTCGACACCGTGTTGCGGCAGATAACCGTCCGCGGTTTGGCCAGCTCAATCCTGGGCAGCTTGGCGGCCCGCTGGAAAAGCGCCTCGGTGGAGATGCCGATGCCGGGGGCGATGGCGCCGCCCAGATAGTCGCCGCCCTTGTCGACGACGCAGAAGGTGGTCGCGGTGCCAAAGTCGACGATAATTATCGGTCCGCCATATTTCTCGAAAGCGGCGATGGCGTTCACGATGCGGTCGGCGCCCACCTCCCGCGGGTTTTCGTACTTGATGACCATGCCTGTCTTGATGCCGGGGCCGACCACCAGCGGGTCGACGCCGAAATAGCGCTGCGTCATGCGCGTCAGCGGCGCCATCAGCGGCGGCACGACGGACGAGATTATCGCCGCGCCGATGGCGTCCAGACTTATACCGCGATGGTCGAAAAGATTCTTCACCAGCACGCCGTACTCGTCGGCCGTCTTCAGGCGGTCGGTCGATATCCGCCAGTGATGGAGCAGCTCGTCGCCGTCATAGACCCCGAGAACTATATTGGTATTGCCAACGTCGAAAACCAACAGCATTTAAATCTCCCCTTGCTATCTGTGTCGGCCGTTGATAAAACCCGGCCTCGATGTGAACCGTTTTATATTTATCAACATTTATCAACAGCCGTCACTAGCGGCTTTTATGTTCCACCGTCAAAATATACCCCGCCCTCGCCAGCGCCCTTTTCACCCTGGCGCCGACATAAGCGGCGATCACCGTCTTGACGATATCGTACGGCAGGAAAGGCGCCACTGTCAGCATTGCCGCCTTTTCCCACGTCATAGGCTTATTCAAAAAGAAGGTGAAGTTGGCCATAAATCCGAGCATCCCTATGGCATAGGCGACCAACAGCCCCAGCATCATAAACGCGAATGTACGGCTCACACCGTCAGCGGCGCGTTCGGTCAGCCGGCCGACAAGGTAGGCGCACACCATGAACCCGAACAGGAACCCGCCGGTCGGACCGAGCAGCACCGCAGCCCCGGCCTTGCCCTGGGCGAACACCGGCAAACCGAACACCCCCAGCAGCACCCAGACGAGTACGCTCACCGCCCCCCACCGGCCGCCGAGCACCAGCCCGGCGAGCAGCACGAACGGCACCTGCAGCGTATGGGGCACCGGGCTCGGCGGCAAAACGATGGAGACCTGTGAACTGATGGCGATGAGGGCGGCGAACAGCCCGGCGAGAATCATATTGCGAATCGGCATCTTAGCTTGCTCCTCCCTCTGCGGGTCTGATCGATACATCGCCGGCCAGCACCCTCTCCACCCGGTCGGCGGTCCTCACCAGCAGCGCCCCGTCGGCGTCGATGTCGACCGCCATCCCGGAGAACCGCTGGCCGATACCGATCACGTCCACCGCCCGGCCGAGCGTCAGCGACTCGCGGCGCCACTCGTCGAGAACAGGCGCGAACCCGTGGTCGAGCGTCTGCTCGTACACCCGCTCCAGCTCCTCGAGGACGGCCATGAAGATATCCAGCCGGGACAAGGGCCGCCCGGCGGCCAGGGACAGCGAGGTGGCCAGGTCGCGGAGCTCCGGGGGAAAATCGTCGGCGCCGATATTCACGTTAACGCCGATGCCGATGACGATATGGTTGATGGCGTCCATCTCCGCCGACATCTCGGTGAGAATGCCCACCAGCTTCTTGCCGTTATAAAGGATATCGTTCGGCCACTTTATGCCGCAGGCCACGCCCGTCGTCCGGCGGATGGCGCGGCACACGGCCACGGCGGCCAGCAGCGTGCACTTTGGGGCGTCCTGGGGATTGAACGGCGGCCTGAGCACGATCGAAAACCACACCCCGCGCGCGAACGGCGAAAACCAGCCGCGCGACAACCGCCCCCGCCCGACCGACTGCTCCTCGGCCACCACGATCTGGCCCTCCGGGCAGCCGGCGACAGCCAGCGCCTTAGCCTCATTGTTGGTCGATTCGACCCGCCGGAAATAGGCGACCGGCCTCCCCAGGCGCCGGGTAGTCAGCCTGGCCTCGATCTCGGCCGGCAGCAGCAGATCGGGGGTCCGGCACAGACGGTACCCCAGGCGGGGGTGGGCTTCGATATCGTAGCCGTCCTGCTTGAGGGCCCGGATATGCTTCCAGATCGCCGTCCGCGACACGGCCAGCCGGCGGGAAACCTCCTCGCCCGACACATAGCGGCCCGACTCCCCGCGCAGCATTTGCAGTATCTCTCCGCGCACCAAACCAACCTCCCGGGAATTGTTATCTATATTATATGGAATAGTTAACAATTCGTCAAGTTAGGCCGTCCCAACGGCCTAAAGAGAATATCGAGCCCCCTCAGCGGATCTCGCCGTGCTTCTCCGCGTCCTTGACCTCGGCGATGCGGTTGGCGTCGTCGAGAAACACCACCGTCGGCTTGAAAGCCTTCGCCTCCTTGTCGTCGATAACCGCGTAAGTGATAATAATAACCTTGTCGCCGGGCTGAACCAGCCGCGCGGCAGCGCCGTTCAGGCACACAACCCCCGAGCCGCGCGGCCCCGGGATGGCGTACGTCTCCAGCCGCGCGCCGTTGTTGTTGTTGACCACCTGGACCTTCTCGTTGACACAGATTTCGGCGGCGTCCAGCAGGTCCTCGTCGATGGTGATGCTGCCCACGTAGTTGAGATTTGCTTCGGTTACGGTTGCCCGGTGCAGCTTCGATTTGAATACGGTGCGGAACATGATTATCCCTCCCACAGCAGATTATCGATAAGTCTCGTCTTGCCGATCCGCACGGCCAGCGCCACCAGCGCCGGCCCGGCGACCGTGTCCAGCTCCTCGAGGGTGGCCGGATCGCTCACGGAAACATAGTCGCAGGCGGCCAACGGCTCGCCGCCGATAAATTCCAACATTTCCCGGCGGATGGCCGCAGCGTCGCGCTGCCCGGCCCTGAGCCGCTCCGCCGCCAGCCGGATGGCCCGATTGAGCACGATGGCCGCCTGTCGCTCGGCAGGATTTAGGTACACATTGCGCGAAGAGAGTGCCAGACCGTCGGCCTCCCTGACGATCGGCACGGTGGCGATGCGCGTGTTCATGCTCAGATCGGCCGCCATCCGCCTGACGACCACGACCTGCTGGGCGTCCTTCTGGCCGAAATAAGCCACATCGGGCTCGACAATGTTGAACAATTTGGCGACCACCGTCGCCACGCCGCGGAAATGTCCCGGCCGCTTCGCCCCGCAGAGGCGCTCGGTGATATCCTTCACCTCGACGAAGGTGAGCATGCCGGC
This DNA window, taken from Sporomusaceae bacterium, encodes the following:
- the dusB gene encoding tRNA dihydrouridine synthase DusB, giving the protein MLIGAVAVAEPAVALAPMAGVTDLPFRLLAKEMGCSLLYSEMVSDKGLLHNNCHTLDMLRIDDRERPVAVQIFGSEPGPMAAAARIVARAGADIVDINMGCPTPKIVKNGEGSALMRRPELAGDILAAVVDAVAVPVTVKIRKGWDEASANAVEIAALAEQAGVAAIAVHGRTREQFYSGTADWDIIRRVKERVSIPVIGNGDVRTPQDAARLLAYTGCDAVMVGRAAQGNPWLFRQIGHYLAGGGLLPPPSLAERLEVLARHLEMLIGHKGEHIAIREMRRHAAWYTKGLPRAAEIRLRLNQAESRGDFARILAALSSRREGRDGE
- the panC gene encoding pantoate--beta-alanine ligase yields the protein MEIVTRVADIRALVRQARAAGKTVGLVPTMGFLHEGHLTLMRTARAAHGLVIASIFVNPLQFGPSEDYAVYPRDLERDASLAASAGVDAVFAPPVEEMYPQGPAGMLTFVEVKDITERLCGAKRPGHFRGVATVVAKLFNIVEPDVAYFGQKDAQQVVVVRRMAADLSMNTRIATVPIVREADGLALSSRNVYLNPAERQAAIVLNRAIRLAAERLRAGQRDAAAIRREMLEFIGGEPLAACDYVSVSDPATLEELDTVAGPALVALAVRIGKTRLIDNLLWEG
- a CDS encoding transcriptional regulator — translated: MLRRIGDKIINPQKIHKVIDEVLEMRVRGLSQQEIANRVGIDRTVISRLETLGEVRKGGRIALIGFPIKNCDELAAMARQEGVDYCLLLSEKERWDFVESKSGVELFNTIMEIIGTLRSYDLVIIICSNMRIKLIEALLDKDVIGVQIGESPINEDKYVKPESIRAIIRQLHF
- a CDS encoding quinate 5-dehydrogenase; protein product: MKRIVSISLGSAKRDHQVVREFGGESFLIERIGTDGDKDRAIALIRALDGKVDAFGLGGTDLYIYAGSRRYTFRDTARIAAAARITPVVDGSGIKNTLERRVVRFLEKKHAMSFAGRKVLVVCAVDRFGLAEALAEAGARTVFGDLMYGLGLPFPLHTLWALDRLARVVAPLITLLPTSVFYPTGERQNESRPRYGSYFREADVVAGDFHFIRRYMPPDLTAKTIITNTVTQADEELLRGSGVATLVTTTPEMGGRSFGTNVLEAVLIAIAGKRPEEMTADQYGLLLEEMNIEPRIKALNE
- a CDS encoding aspartate 1-decarboxylase, with amino-acid sequence MFRTVFKSKLHRATVTEANLNYVGSITIDEDLLDAAEICVNEKVQVVNNNNGARLETYAIPGPRGSGVVCLNGAAARLVQPGDKVIIITYAVIDDKEAKAFKPTVVFLDDANRIAEVKDAEKHGEIR
- a CDS encoding biotin transporter BioY, whose product is MPIRNMILAGLFAALIAISSQVSIVLPPSPVPHTLQVPFVLLAGLVLGGRWGAVSVLVWVLLGVFGLPVFAQGKAGAAVLLGPTGGFLFGFMVCAYLVGRLTERAADGVSRTFAFMMLGLLVAYAIGMLGFMANFTFFLNKPMTWEKAAMLTVAPFLPYDIVKTVIAAYVGARVKRALARAGYILTVEHKSR
- a CDS encoding shikimate dehydrogenase; translated protein: MEKFAFIVHPITARDFCRKFPFAKNWSDGFIEGLMKYIPPFKVSHINGVNSSHNQTEGWFVGCPLTSRQMVEMPEEYVIRKIIKAGKVAERLGAKIVGLGAFTSVVGDGGITIAKNLNIAVTSGNSYTVATALQGTRQAAKILGINMERANVVVLGATGSIGAACAQILAREVRYLTLVARNEAKLEKIAGQIFRTTGLAAKVTANTKGALKAADIVIAVTSAVDTLIEPEDLKTGAIVCDVARPRNVSRAVLEARDDVLVIEGGVVEIPGEVDFGLNFGFPPRTAYACMAETMILALEKRYENFSLGRDLTVKQIETIEQLAAKHGFRLAGFRSFERAVTPEEIENVKEKIRARSALPKEGIC
- the lysS gene encoding lysine--tRNA ligase; protein product: MTDNREQVALTGEELNELLRVRREKLAAIAARGIEPFGRKYNFSHHAKEIIADFDKLEGQTVRLAGRVVAVRGHGKASFAHLMDMSGRVQLYFRQDTIGDAAYENFGLLDIGDIIGVEGEVFRTQKGEISVKVTSFEILAKSLRPLPEKWHGLKDVETRYRQRYLDLIVNPEVRDTFVARSRVIQALRHYFDAQGYLEVETPMMHPIAGGAAARPFITHHNALDMRLYMRIAPELYLKRLIVGGFEKVYEINRVFRNEGISIKHNPEFTLLESYQAFADYNDIMALTEQVIAHVAREVLGTTKITYQDQEIDLTPPWPRISMTEAIKKYAGVDFAAVKTVAEARAIADKLGVRYEAKQGIGGILNNVFEEVAEKHLIQPTFVTGHPTEISPLAKRNKDNPDITDRFEAFIFAREIANGFSELNDPIDQKERFLGQVAQRESGDDEAHMMDDDYVTALEFGMPPTGGLGIGVDRLVMFFTDNYSIRDVILFPHMRPQRD
- the greA gene encoding transcription elongation factor GreA, which codes for MPEKQIILTAEGLKKIEQKLDHLKSVRRRDVAERIKQAIEFGDISENSEYEDAKNEQAFIEGEILTLEKMLRNAKLIDEDEISADVVTIGSTVVLKDLEFGDELEYTIVGSAEADPTESRISNESPVGEAILGRKVGSVVEVNVPAGSLKYEIVDIKGA
- a CDS encoding biotin--[acetyl-CoA-carboxylase] ligase, with amino-acid sequence MRGEILQMLRGESGRYVSGEEVSRRLAVSRTAIWKHIRALKQDGYDIEAHPRLGYRLCRTPDLLLPAEIEARLTTRRLGRPVAYFRRVESTNNEAKALAVAGCPEGQIVVAEEQSVGRGRLSRGWFSPFARGVWFSIVLRPPFNPQDAPKCTLLAAVAVCRAIRRTTGVACGIKWPNDILYNGKKLVGILTEMSAEMDAINHIVIGIGVNVNIGADDFPPELRDLATSLSLAAGRPLSRLDIFMAVLEELERVYEQTLDHGFAPVLDEWRRESLTLGRAVDVIGIGQRFSGMAVDIDADGALLVRTADRVERVLAGDVSIRPAEGGAS
- a CDS encoding type III pantothenate kinase, translating into MLLVFDVGNTNIVLGVYDGDELLHHWRISTDRLKTADEYGVLVKNLFDHRGISLDAIGAAIISSVVPPLMAPLTRMTQRYFGVDPLVVGPGIKTGMVIKYENPREVGADRIVNAIAAFEKYGGPIIIVDFGTATTFCVVDKGGDYLGGAIAPGIGISTEALFQRAAKLPRIELAKPRTVICRNTVSSMQSGIIFGFVGQVDEIVRRMELELGGPAEVVATGGLANLIAQESSKIKHVDHFLTLEGLRIIYNRNSVVGR
- a CDS encoding LysE family transporter, which gives rise to MDTAIAFIHGFILALGLILPLGVQNVFVFNQGVCQEKLGRTVPVVVTAALCDTLLILLAVLGVSVAVLSFIWLRLALLGAGVLFLAYMGWVTWTSAVAAEVATESETWPVRRQVVFALSVSLLNPHAILDTIGVIGTSSLAYGGNALAAFTLACVLVSWLWFALLAVAGRLTRVLDGSGAVLRLLNKVSAIIMWASGLYLFHGLSTALRAG